The Raphanus sativus cultivar WK10039 chromosome 2, ASM80110v3, whole genome shotgun sequence genome includes a region encoding these proteins:
- the LOC130508016 gene encoding uncharacterized protein LOC130508016: MSRLHHSDYPALDLNGDNYLDWAMNTSADLKSKGLGKCIKYGNDTLAYERRRAVLIMKKHLVKDLYDECSYINDPYDLWSRLNTMFFEPLLDESMKEWKALRFQDYESVDDYHFDLMRITYSLKLCGVVITNYDLLSKTRDTIHSKEVLLSQKAKGFTTYYDLLSYLSALEEKKQKRKVNLDKLDYVMEISAEYQCEMIYGDAEEAKKRKFGWTHIDDEIGLFIE; encoded by the coding sequence atgtcgagactccatcactcggattacccagcccttgatctcaatggagacaattaccttgattgggcgatgaacacttcagccgatttaaagtctaaaggacttgggaagtgtatcaaatacggcaatgatacccttgcatatgaaaggcgtagagctgttttgataatgaaaaagcatctcgtgaaggatctgtatgatgagtgcagttacatcaacgatccttacgatctctggtcgagattgaacaccatgttcttcgagccactactagatgagtccatgaaagaatggaaggctctgaggttccaggattatgaatccgtggatgactatcactttgatcttatgagaatcacctatagtcttaaactatgtggtgtagtgataacaaactatgacttgttaagcaagactcgtgacacgatccattcaaaggaagtgttgttatcacagaaggctaaaggtttcacaacctattacgaccttctctcatacctttcagctcttgaggaaaagaagcagaaaaggaaagtcaacctcgacaaactcgactatgttatggagataagtgccgagtatcaatgtgagatgatatacggtgatgctgaagaagctaagaaaagaaaattcgggtggactcatatagatgatgagattggtttattcattgaatag